Proteins encoded by one window of Candidatus Mesenet endosymbiont of Phosphuga atrata:
- a CDS encoding glycoside hydrolase TIM-barrel-like domain-containing protein, with the protein MSTIILSAIGSSIGSSFMGMIGQFIGAELGAALGSRIDSALFGLDNTKHGSRIKDLNIQTSTYGKMIPIIYGTARVAGNIIWAQPIKEVRSEDAKIASILGFGKADSYVSYSYFATLAIGICEGEIEDVTKIWANDKLLTADEIRFKLYKGTEDQEPDPFIESIEGSSPAYRGLAYIVIEDFPLADYSNRVPNFTFEVTSLPKINNSSVVARIKNVNLIPGSGEFVYDTKIQMKIAQENVGDKNITYGPTQRVNHHNYSSETDFMLSLKQLKMNLPNIEWVSVVVNWFANNLDIKDCKIYPAVEFQYDSVTILDDWQVGEITRSKAKIISKDSQGNPRYGGTVSDVALLRCIQELHSRGYKVMLYPMLLIDIPTKPWRGYLTGLSEDVNSFFVEYNKFILHYSTLFQGKIDGFIIGSEFIGLTKIKDNSGDYPAITEFVKLAEQVKQKLGNNAIVTYAADWTEYHSSDGWYHMDGLWSSDSIDVIGIDAYFPLTDGRQPTFGYTKHDIEKGWISGEGYDYFYLDPKNRTGKTNYTDGRFAWKNIEEWWSKHHINPDGKTTKWQPKMKKIWFTEYGFPSVDGCSNQPNAFIDQSSIDSKYPYYSQGNVDFHTQRTAIDGTLAKWYNSEMVEKMFLWAWDARPYPYFPDLCKVWADCGNWQTGHWIQGKISLLEIDTVIADILQRSGIDQKNFDVSMLRGFLHGYVINYRQPLRSIIQILQNAYFFDIIQQDRKLLFLHRGREADIFVTTDDIVPDTRYSGQNLISIERIIELKSKVNVIYISRILDYQVNVKYAQLSNSSSFGNTTTMEIPLVLEENQAQNIAEVMLCNFWQERNIYNFTLPIKYLWLSPSDIIKVKNDKEEHVLRITKIKTGSLSLQIEGMSYNSSIYQFSFPAVKGEIANANLPKHLSSTYLEILYLPYDKDHIKLVVGRVEDNWRGAIIFMSENNGQNYKAIANANQPSIYGFVINYLDEGQIGALDEKNEIEIVLNYSTVLDQANLAFVGDEIIEFHNVELISKNRYRLSKLLRGKFGTEKYMKSHQKGEGFVLLNESIINMDIKSSMMGKSLFFKAVTYGRSVDDAKALEFKLPDKI; encoded by the coding sequence ATGTCTACAATAATATTATCTGCAATTGGCAGCAGTATTGGTAGTTCCTTTATGGGAATGATAGGCCAATTTATCGGTGCAGAACTTGGCGCTGCACTTGGCTCAAGAATAGACAGTGCACTGTTTGGTCTTGATAATACAAAACACGGATCCAGGATTAAAGATTTAAACATTCAAACCTCAACTTATGGAAAGATGATTCCAATTATCTACGGCACTGCACGTGTTGCAGGGAATATAATATGGGCACAACCAATTAAGGAAGTACGTTCTGAAGATGCAAAAATTGCCAGTATACTTGGGTTTGGCAAAGCAGACAGCTACGTAAGCTATAGTTATTTTGCAACTCTTGCAATTGGTATATGCGAAGGAGAAATAGAGGATGTAACCAAAATCTGGGCTAACGATAAACTTTTAACTGCAGATGAGATAAGATTTAAGCTTTATAAGGGCACAGAAGATCAAGAGCCTGATCCATTTATTGAATCTATAGAAGGTAGTAGCCCAGCTTATAGAGGCTTAGCTTATATTGTCATTGAAGATTTTCCTTTAGCAGATTATAGCAATCGCGTACCAAATTTTACGTTTGAAGTTACGTCACTGCCAAAAATTAACAACTCTTCAGTTGTAGCACGAATAAAAAACGTAAACCTCATACCAGGTTCTGGAGAATTTGTCTACGATACTAAAATACAGATGAAAATAGCTCAGGAGAATGTAGGTGATAAAAACATTACTTATGGGCCAACTCAAAGGGTGAATCATCATAACTATAGTAGCGAAACAGATTTTATGCTCTCCTTAAAGCAGCTAAAAATGAATCTACCAAATATTGAATGGGTATCAGTAGTTGTAAATTGGTTTGCCAATAATTTAGATATAAAGGATTGCAAAATATATCCTGCAGTTGAGTTTCAATATGATTCAGTAACAATTCTAGATGATTGGCAAGTTGGAGAGATAACAAGAAGTAAAGCTAAGATCATCTCAAAAGATAGTCAAGGTAACCCAAGATATGGTGGTACTGTAAGTGATGTAGCGTTGCTTAGATGCATACAAGAACTGCACAGCAGAGGTTATAAGGTTATGCTTTACCCAATGCTACTTATAGATATTCCCACTAAGCCTTGGCGGGGATATTTAACTGGTCTATCTGAGGATGTAAATAGCTTTTTTGTAGAGTATAATAAATTTATATTGCATTACTCAACACTTTTTCAAGGTAAAATAGACGGGTTTATTATTGGTTCTGAATTTATTGGCCTAACCAAGATAAAAGATAATAGTGGCGATTACCCTGCTATTACAGAATTTGTAAAACTTGCAGAGCAAGTAAAGCAAAAGTTGGGAAATAATGCAATAGTTACGTATGCTGCAGATTGGACTGAGTATCATTCATCAGATGGATGGTATCATATGGATGGGCTGTGGTCTTCAGACAGCATAGACGTTATTGGTATTGATGCCTACTTCCCACTCACTGATGGACGTCAACCAACTTTTGGTTATACAAAACATGATATAGAAAAGGGGTGGATAAGTGGTGAAGGTTATGACTATTTCTATTTAGATCCAAAAAATAGAACTGGCAAAACGAATTATACTGATGGCCGCTTTGCTTGGAAAAATATTGAAGAATGGTGGAGCAAACATCATATAAATCCAGATGGTAAAACAACCAAATGGCAGCCAAAAATGAAAAAGATATGGTTCACTGAATATGGTTTCCCTAGTGTTGATGGCTGCAGCAATCAGCCAAATGCGTTCATAGATCAAAGCAGTATTGATAGCAAATACCCATATTATTCACAAGGAAATGTGGATTTTCATACACAAAGAACTGCAATAGATGGCACTTTAGCAAAATGGTATAACTCAGAGATGGTAGAAAAAATGTTCTTGTGGGCATGGGATGCAAGACCATATCCTTATTTTCCCGATTTGTGTAAAGTTTGGGCCGATTGTGGCAATTGGCAAACCGGGCATTGGATACAGGGTAAAATTTCATTATTAGAAATAGATACCGTTATAGCAGATATATTACAAAGATCAGGAATAGATCAGAAGAATTTCGATGTAAGTATGCTGAGAGGATTTTTACATGGATATGTTATAAACTACAGGCAACCTCTGCGTTCAATAATTCAAATTTTACAAAATGCATACTTTTTCGACATCATTCAGCAAGACCGTAAGCTACTCTTTCTTCATAGAGGCAGAGAAGCTGACATATTTGTTACTACAGATGATATCGTGCCAGATACGCGCTATAGTGGGCAAAATTTGATTAGTATTGAACGAATAATAGAACTTAAAAGTAAAGTTAATGTTATATATATTAGTAGAATACTTGATTATCAAGTTAATGTAAAATATGCACAACTTTCAAATAGTAGTAGTTTCGGTAATACTACTACTATGGAAATCCCATTAGTCCTCGAAGAAAATCAGGCACAGAATATAGCTGAAGTTATGCTTTGTAATTTCTGGCAGGAAAGGAATATATACAATTTTACTTTACCGATAAAATACTTATGGCTTTCGCCAAGTGATATTATCAAGGTCAAAAACGACAAAGAAGAGCATGTTTTAAGAATAACTAAAATAAAAACGGGTAGCCTATCTCTGCAGATTGAAGGAATGAGCTACAATAGCTCGATATATCAATTTTCCTTTCCTGCAGTAAAAGGAGAAATAGCTAATGCAAATTTGCCTAAGCATTTAAGCAGTACATACTTGGAAATATTGTATCTGCCATATGACAAAGATCACATAAAACTAGTAGTTGGCAGAGTAGAAGATAATTGGCGTGGTGCAATCATATTTATGTCAGAAAATAATGGGCAAAATTATAAAGCTATTGCAAACGCTAATCAACCTTCGATCTACGGCTTTGTCATAAATTATTTGGATGAAGGACAGATTGGAGCTCTCGATGAAAAAAATGAGATAGAGATAGTATTAAATTATTCAACCGTTTTAGATCAAGCTAATTTGGCATTTGTGGGTGATGAGATTATTGAGTTTCATAATGTTGAACTTATCAGTAAAAACAGGTATAGACTGAGCAAATTGCTTAGAGGAAAATTTGGGACAGAAAAATATATGAAAAGCCACCAAAAAGGCGAAGGGTTCGTTTTACTCAATGAATCAATCATCAATATGGATATAAAATCATCAATGATGGGAAAATCACTTTTTTTTAAGGCAGTAACTTACGGTAGGTCAGTCGATGATGCTAAAGCGTTAGAATTTAAGTTACCAGATAAAATTTGA
- a CDS encoding COX15/CtaA family protein: MKKEPVAIWLFFCCIMIIVMIFIGGVTRLTRAGLSITEWKPITGILPPLNKNQWLLEKEKYQKTPEYKIFNYDIDMGDFKKIYLIEYIHRLFARITGLIFCIPFIYFLIKKKLPKTLVIKLSIIFILGLIQGCAGWYMVKSGLVNQPHVSHYRLAIHLALTLMIFSMLWLEFVEYVTDQKNKVEVSINNVVLLILILSLTFIQIIYGAFVAGLNAGLIYNTFPLMDDQIIPQDLFFMEPKWLNIFQNSVAVQFIHRNLAFIIIIIAISIVVKNKKMKSLLILLLCLIIQATLGVITLLLKVPIVFASAHQVFAFISFAMNLYVLKCVKQQNKC; this comes from the coding sequence ATGAAAAAAGAGCCAGTAGCTATTTGGCTTTTTTTTTGCTGCATAATGATCATTGTAATGATATTTATTGGTGGGGTTACAAGACTTACAAGAGCTGGCCTATCAATCACTGAGTGGAAACCAATAACAGGAATATTGCCACCACTTAATAAAAATCAATGGCTTTTGGAAAAAGAAAAATATCAGAAAACTCCTGAATATAAAATTTTTAATTATGATATTGATATGGGGGATTTCAAAAAAATCTATTTAATAGAATATATACATAGGTTATTTGCTAGAATTACTGGTCTTATTTTTTGCATACCATTTATCTACTTTTTAATAAAAAAAAAGTTGCCCAAAACGCTAGTTATAAAATTATCCATAATCTTTATATTAGGGCTTATACAGGGTTGTGCTGGGTGGTACATGGTAAAAAGTGGATTAGTAAATCAGCCGCATGTTAGCCACTACAGATTGGCCATACACTTGGCCTTGACTCTTATGATTTTTTCTATGCTGTGGTTAGAATTTGTAGAATACGTAACAGATCAAAAAAATAAAGTAGAAGTTAGCATCAACAATGTAGTGCTTTTGATATTAATCTTAAGTTTAACCTTTATACAAATAATATACGGTGCTTTTGTCGCTGGGCTTAATGCAGGACTTATTTATAATACTTTTCCACTGATGGACGATCAAATCATACCACAGGATCTATTTTTTATGGAGCCAAAATGGCTCAATATTTTTCAAAATAGTGTAGCAGTACAATTTATACATAGAAATTTAGCATTTATAATAATAATTATAGCTATATCTATAGTAGTAAAAAATAAAAAAATGAAGTCTTTACTTATACTACTACTGTGCCTTATCATACAGGCAACTTTGGGAGTAATAACTCTATTGCTAAAAGTACCGATAGTTTTTGCCTCAGCACATCAGGTATTTGCTTTTATATCGTTCGCAATGAACTTATATGTTCTAAAATGCGTAAAGCAACAAAATAAATGTTAA
- a CDS encoding glycosyltransferase family 2 protein: MCREIDISKIKLDYDIWGINDKLYYYKFGLLPWQRLNNITFIIVSDIDHLVIRWLKGKYSNNFILFKSDYNKIISSLNAFFGYIEFSTNYLYYKNDKFSAKDIKFGTITYVIFTLLISILALTKGFAAVSLLIILFISASSTLFRYIIILLGFCNKKASSKYKDGNELPVYTILLPILNENKVIKQLIDNINNIDYPKSKLDIKLIIEEDDKETIWNLKEFNLPENFETIIVPNSFPKTKSKACNYALCFSKGEYVVIYDADDIPDPLQLKKALAEFKQGDSKLACVQAKLGYYNYDCNLLTKFFSLEYISWFHYLLRGMQKINIPIPLGGSSNHFRMEALKKVYLWDAYNVTEDADLGLRLAAMGYYTKVIDSETLEESPINIFAWIKQRARWIKGYVKTYIVHMKNLKQLYKATGLKGILLLNLFVGSTAFTFFTTPFLFTSLILVQYLNQVFLYYLTFMYIINTVTLFAIIKEKKMKANFYLLAVIFPIYWLLHSVASAIALWELIKSPQRWNKTKHGFHL, translated from the coding sequence ATGTGCAGAGAAATTGATATATCAAAAATAAAGTTAGATTACGATATTTGGGGTATCAATGATAAACTTTACTATTATAAATTTGGTTTACTACCTTGGCAAAGGCTAAATAATATTACTTTTATCATAGTAAGTGATATTGATCACTTGGTTATAAGATGGTTAAAAGGAAAATATAGCAATAATTTCATTTTATTTAAATCAGATTATAATAAAATTATTAGCTCTCTTAACGCTTTTTTTGGTTATATAGAATTTTCAACGAACTATTTATACTATAAAAACGATAAATTTTCAGCTAAAGATATAAAGTTTGGTACTATAACCTATGTAATATTTACTCTCCTCATCTCTATCTTAGCTTTAACAAAAGGTTTTGCTGCAGTTTCATTACTAATCATATTATTTATTTCCGCTTCTAGTACATTATTTCGGTACATAATAATTCTGCTTGGTTTTTGCAATAAAAAAGCAAGCTCAAAGTATAAGGATGGTAACGAATTGCCAGTATATACAATACTTTTACCTATTTTAAATGAAAATAAAGTTATTAAGCAGCTAATTGATAATATAAATAACATTGACTATCCAAAATCTAAACTAGATATAAAACTTATAATAGAGGAAGATGATAAAGAAACTATATGGAACTTAAAGGAATTTAATTTACCAGAAAATTTTGAAACTATTATAGTGCCAAATTCGTTTCCTAAAACAAAATCTAAGGCATGTAATTACGCCCTATGCTTTTCCAAAGGAGAATACGTTGTTATCTACGATGCTGATGACATACCAGATCCTCTGCAGCTAAAGAAAGCTTTAGCTGAATTTAAGCAAGGAGATAGTAAATTGGCATGTGTGCAAGCAAAACTTGGTTATTACAATTATGATTGTAATCTTTTAACAAAATTTTTTTCTTTAGAATATATTAGTTGGTTTCATTATCTGTTACGTGGTATGCAAAAAATTAATATACCAATACCCCTGGGCGGTAGTAGTAATCATTTTAGGATGGAAGCTTTAAAAAAAGTATATTTATGGGACGCATATAATGTTACTGAAGATGCTGACCTTGGTTTAAGACTTGCTGCAATGGGATACTATACTAAAGTTATCGATTCAGAAACTTTAGAAGAGTCACCAATCAATATATTTGCTTGGATTAAACAGCGTGCTCGTTGGATAAAGGGCTATGTTAAAACTTATATTGTCCATATGAAAAATTTGAAACAGTTATATAAAGCAACTGGGCTAAAAGGAATTTTGTTATTAAATCTCTTCGTTGGAAGTACAGCTTTTACTTTTTTCACCACTCCATTTTTATTTACATCTCTTATACTTGTACAATACTTAAATCAGGTGTTTTTATATTATCTTACTTTTATGTATATCATAAACACTGTAACTCTTTTTGCTATAATAAAAGAGAAAAAAATGAAAGCAAATTTTTATTTATTAGCTGTCATTTTTCCAATATATTGGCTGCTACATTCAGTTGCTAGTGCTATTGCTTTATGGGAGTTAATAAAATCCCCTCAGCGTTGGAATAAAACCAAACATGGGTTTCATTTATGA
- a CDS encoding F0F1 ATP synthase subunit C gives MLCSESLKYIAIGLVAFVMGGAALGVASIFSNMLNGIARNPEAEEQLKKYVYPAAGLVEALGLFAFVIILLLIFAVK, from the coding sequence ATGCTTTGTTCAGAATCTTTGAAATATATAGCAATTGGTTTAGTTGCGTTTGTTATGGGAGGAGCTGCACTTGGTGTTGCTAGTATATTTTCCAATATGTTAAATGGTATAGCAAGAAATCCTGAAGCTGAAGAGCAATTAAAAAAATATGTTTATCCAGCTGCAGGCCTAGTTGAAGCATTAGGGTTATTTGCATTCGTAATTATATTATTGTTGATATTTGCAGTTAAATAA
- a CDS encoding F0F1 ATP synthase subunit A, whose product MSASPLDQFKILSVVKLPNVFGYNIDFTNSSLYMLISVILAASFFLFGIRKAAIVPGYWQTAVEFVYEFIASLLEGSSGREGLRHIPLVFTIFVFIATCNIAGMLPLPMSFTVTSHIIVTFALAMIVFFNVTITGFKQQGLGFLRIFLPKGTPLWLAPMMILIELSAYFTRPVSLAIRLAANMVAGHIVMKVIANLTTQMNILLIPLPLIFIMMLICFETFIAILQAYIFVALVSVYLSDAVNKH is encoded by the coding sequence TTGTCAGCTAGTCCTTTAGATCAGTTTAAAATACTCAGTGTAGTGAAATTACCTAATGTATTTGGATATAATATAGATTTTACAAACTCATCTCTATATATGCTGATTTCAGTTATTCTCGCAGCTTCTTTTTTCTTATTTGGTATAAGAAAAGCTGCTATAGTACCTGGCTATTGGCAAACAGCAGTGGAATTTGTCTATGAATTTATTGCTTCACTTCTTGAAGGTAGCAGTGGAAGAGAAGGATTAAGACATATACCACTAGTTTTTACTATATTTGTTTTTATTGCAACATGTAATATAGCTGGTATGTTACCTTTGCCTATGAGCTTTACCGTAACAAGTCATATTATAGTTACTTTCGCTCTTGCAATGATAGTTTTTTTTAATGTAACAATCACTGGATTTAAGCAGCAAGGATTAGGTTTTTTACGCATATTCCTACCAAAGGGTACTCCCTTGTGGTTAGCTCCAATGATGATTCTTATTGAGTTATCTGCTTACTTTACTCGTCCCGTAAGTCTGGCAATTCGTTTAGCAGCAAATATGGTAGCAGGTCATATAGTAATGAAAGTAATAGCTAACCTGACTACACAAATGAATATTTTGCTTATACCTTTACCACTTATCTTTATTATGATGTTGATTTGTTTTGAAACATTTATAGCTATTTTACAGGCATACATCTTTGTAGCACTTGTAAGTGTCTATTTATCAGATGCAGTGAATAAACACTAA
- a CDS encoding MFS transporter: MEKLQVKKVIFLSIICNTLLWYDYMLFGSLISIISHTFFPNNDYYVSLLAALGVFAAGFLMRPLGAIMFGYIGDKYGRRIALLFSIILMSISSITIAIIPSYQRVGILAPILVTVLRLLQGISLGGEAGNATFLIEHASDKKRGFFGSIEVLSAIIGSAMSLIAILICQKISNFDSWGWRLPFAFGLFIGLVSIYLRYILSESPAYEINKKHDKLSKSPFIELIKCYKKPVLIAVGIDIVENASLYMFLIFFKIFIEEAAKLNNNFFYTIEIISQVFLAILTLLFAMLSDVVGRKKVMIPAFITFTIISLPTLFMLSSSNNLIVTVAYFIFMIPIAASLGPVSATMCELFPTKVRYSGMSLSRNIAAGFFGGLGPFICTWLMKQIKIGPSFYMIFCALIGLIAILQIKDKDLKVDF; the protein is encoded by the coding sequence ATGGAAAAGTTACAAGTTAAAAAAGTAATATTTCTCAGTATAATTTGCAATACTCTGCTGTGGTATGATTATATGCTTTTTGGTAGTTTGATTAGCATCATTAGCCACACTTTTTTTCCTAATAATGATTACTATGTTAGCCTGCTTGCAGCTCTTGGCGTATTTGCTGCTGGATTCTTAATGAGGCCTTTAGGCGCAATAATGTTTGGTTATATTGGGGATAAATATGGAAGAAGGATTGCTTTGCTTTTTTCGATAATACTAATGTCAATATCCTCCATAACAATTGCTATAATACCAAGTTATCAAAGGGTAGGAATACTAGCTCCAATACTGGTGACAGTATTACGCTTACTTCAAGGGATATCCCTTGGAGGTGAAGCAGGTAATGCAACATTCTTAATAGAGCATGCATCTGATAAAAAGCGTGGATTTTTTGGTAGCATTGAAGTATTAAGTGCAATAATTGGATCAGCTATGAGTTTAATAGCTATACTTATATGTCAAAAAATATCTAATTTCGATTCTTGGGGTTGGAGATTACCTTTTGCTTTTGGCTTGTTTATAGGTTTAGTTAGCATCTACCTTAGATATATACTGAGTGAAAGTCCTGCATATGAGATCAATAAAAAGCATGATAAATTATCCAAATCTCCCTTTATAGAACTTATTAAATGCTATAAAAAACCCGTTCTTATAGCTGTAGGAATCGATATCGTCGAAAATGCATCGCTCTATATGTTTTTAATATTTTTTAAAATCTTTATAGAAGAAGCTGCTAAATTAAATAACAATTTCTTCTATACAATTGAAATTATAAGTCAGGTTTTTTTAGCAATATTAACACTATTGTTTGCAATGCTATCTGACGTAGTAGGTAGGAAAAAAGTAATGATTCCAGCGTTTATAACATTTACCATTATCAGTTTGCCAACACTGTTTATGCTAAGCAGTAGTAATAATTTGATTGTTACAGTGGCATATTTTATTTTTATGATACCAATAGCAGCATCTTTAGGACCAGTAAGCGCTACTATGTGTGAGTTATTTCCAACAAAGGTGAGATATAGTGGTATGAGTCTATCACGCAATATAGCAGCTGGATTCTTCGGAGGATTAGGTCCATTTATATGCACATGGCTTATGAAACAAATAAAAATCGGTCCTAGTTTCTACATGATTTTCTGTGCCTTGATAGGACTTATAGCTATACTGCAAATTAAAGATAAGGATCTTAAAGTAGATTTTTAA
- a CDS encoding multidrug efflux SMR transporter, with the protein MNWLYLLIAGIIEIIWTLGIRYSDGFTRLWPTVAVMLTTPVSLYLLALAMRSIPLGTCYAVWTGIGSVGTAILGVVLFNEPSNLAHILCISLIIIGIIGLKLFTH; encoded by the coding sequence ATGAATTGGTTATACTTATTAATTGCTGGAATTATCGAAATAATTTGGACTTTAGGGATAAGATATAGTGATGGATTCACACGTCTTTGGCCTACAGTTGCAGTAATGCTTACTACTCCTGTCAGTTTATATCTTCTTGCACTTGCTATGCGTTCTATTCCTTTAGGAACGTGTTATGCAGTTTGGACCGGTATTGGTTCTGTAGGCACAGCAATACTTGGGGTTGTATTGTTCAATGAGCCTAGTAATTTAGCACATATTTTATGTATTTCTCTAATAATAATAGGAATCATAGGCTTAAAGTTGTTCACGCATTAG
- a CDS encoding cell division protein FtsQ/DivIB, whose translation MNKEAVRTDAYTQKSKLRVLHKYTAVIIILFSLSLFFSNYLDRIITYVNSSTAKCNNKLSDILVNWGLSIDIISLQGNHFVSKKEVSEFIDKSKPILFISLSKIKRNIELFSRWIKDVDVQRILPNTIVISIEEHKPFAIWHHGNQFSVIDSTGYVIINDYYVDGLVLIFGNNALSELDFVKAVINSNTELSRQISSFNYMQGWNIVFNNGLEVRLPQDSPNDAWNCLKKLHDELNIMKSNWKAIDLRTQNKVFIKKQKTYHQLQSVNCDYSTFLNK comes from the coding sequence ATGAACAAAGAAGCTGTAAGGACGGATGCTTATACACAAAAGAGCAAATTACGTGTTTTACACAAATATACTGCTGTAATTATTATCCTATTTTCACTTTCATTATTTTTTTCTAATTATCTAGACAGGATAATTACCTATGTAAACTCTTCAACTGCTAAATGTAATAATAAATTATCTGATATATTGGTTAATTGGGGTTTGAGTATCGATATTATATCTTTACAAGGAAATCACTTTGTCAGTAAAAAAGAGGTTTCAGAATTCATAGATAAGAGTAAACCTATCTTATTTATATCTTTATCAAAGATCAAACGTAACATTGAATTGTTTAGTAGGTGGATAAAAGATGTTGATGTTCAAAGAATATTACCAAACACTATAGTGATTAGTATAGAAGAACATAAACCATTTGCTATTTGGCATCATGGCAATCAATTTTCGGTTATTGATTCTACAGGTTATGTAATTATCAATGATTATTATGTTGATGGGCTAGTTCTTATTTTTGGTAATAATGCTTTATCAGAATTAGATTTTGTAAAAGCAGTGATAAACAGTAACACTGAGCTTAGTCGACAAATAAGTTCTTTTAATTATATGCAAGGTTGGAATATTGTTTTTAACAATGGACTTGAAGTAAGATTACCGCAAGACAGCCCAAACGATGCATGGAATTGTTTAAAAAAATTACATGATGAGTTAAACATAATGAAAAGCAACTGGAAAGCAATTGATTTACGTACTCAAAACAAGGTTTTTATAAAAAAACAAAAAACATATCATCAACTACAATCTGTCAATTGTGATTACAGTACTTTCCTAAATAAATAG
- a CDS encoding IS630 family transposase, with translation MYRERSYEDRQKFIKKIAKIDHSSIVYVDEAGVDNRLYREYGRALRGEKIYADILGKKRQRISMIGGWIEKRFIAPMTFTGGCDKEVFNMWLGQILLPQLQRGTTIIMDNATFHKTAKTKELIESAYCHLLYLPTYSPDLNPIEHCWHTIKSWLRPRMYQQENLLLFFGKAITEAYHLV, from the coding sequence ATTTATCGAGAGCGAAGTTATGAGGATAGACAAAAATTTATTAAAAAGATCGCCAAAATAGACCATTCGAGCATTGTGTATGTAGATGAAGCTGGAGTTGACAATAGGTTATATCGGGAATATGGAAGAGCTTTGCGAGGAGAGAAAATTTATGCGGATATTTTAGGTAAAAAACGCCAAAGAATTAGTATGATAGGAGGTTGGATTGAGAAAAGATTTATCGCACCAATGACTTTTACAGGTGGATGTGATAAGGAAGTGTTTAATATGTGGTTAGGGCAAATATTACTGCCACAATTGCAGCGTGGCACCACAATAATTATGGACAATGCTACTTTCCATAAAACTGCCAAAACAAAGGAATTAATAGAAAGCGCATATTGCCATCTGCTCTATCTTCCTACATATTCTCCAGATTTGAATCCCATTGAGCACTGTTGGCATACAATAAAAAGTTGGCTAAGACCTAGAATGTATCAACAAGAAAACTTATTACTTTTTTTTGGTAAAGCCATTACTGAAGCTTATCATTTAGTTTAG
- a CDS encoding IS630 transposase-related protein, protein MSILGNEGNGVQRGFTEKAVSLVKKGKSKAEIAELFEVGIATLYRWLKKKAAGESLKPTKPSGFIRKIDPQMLAEYVKKHPDHTLAEMKQNLGFGISAIWYNS, encoded by the coding sequence ATGAGCATTTTGGGGAATGAAGGAAATGGCGTACAGCGTGGATTTACGGAAAAAGCAGTATCTTTGGTTAAAAAAGGAAAATCAAAAGCTGAGATTGCGGAGCTTTTTGAGGTGGGGATAGCGACATTATATAGGTGGCTAAAAAAGAAAGCTGCTGGTGAAAGTCTGAAACCAACGAAACCCAGTGGTTTCATACGAAAAATAGACCCACAAATGCTTGCAGAGTATGTAAAAAAGCACCCAGATCATACGCTAGCAGAGATGAAACAGAACCTTGGTTTCGGAATAAGTGCAATTTGGTATAACAGCTAA